The DNA window TCACTAATCGCAATCTCAACTGTAACGAAAtaaatctgtatactaacttcagatatcacatattctgaatacaatctgtttcaagcaggattcttacctgaataatttctgtatacaatcatcacagttctcagaatattcaatagaaCCTTCAAATATTCGATTTGATCAATCAAATATTGCAAATATATcagaatctcatagatataaaaagtataaaatcatcagaacatctctgaatatattgacacatgccaaagagcaacactaaatcaggtgtaactcctggtcgatattcttctactgatctttcaattcattctgtaccaTTCTGTACATTTAATATCATTCTGtattgaattctaaaacaacaatcagtatctgatctgaattcaattctgaaatctatctttctgatataacgcaatctgaaatcttatctggcaatatcagccaactcttacaatactggcagatctgccaatattaggctcgatttcagtatatctactgaatacatattcctttctgtaataatcgagtcatagacaatacagatatcaaaggaattctaaatctagaatcctggTCGTGGTATCTCccctgatcagtcatctctgatctaactcttaccatttctggaaaatttctacagtatgtctgtacttgttcagcatatacatatcaataatgcgttcaaatcagaaaacacaagtacatcataatctatctctatttcattctcatcttactgtagtatacaatatagacagaaatttctgatatcaacacttcctcaacaagcaaggacatcaatactacagtacatacagacccaacagatacagcatatctccatgcaactcagtcaaagatattcttaacaaatgcattagtatatatcaatacatatgcaatagaatcataaagactagtacctgttgtgaattctgaatctgtggtttcaagtgaactctgttccctaagatcttcgggaccgtctctggggacaaactttagcaaaatgccccagctgtttacagatattgcatctaccaagcactcctttgcattgctctgaggaatgtctccctccgcaagtcctacaatagacatcggtatggcttggactggaaccacttgagctagaggaaccacttcccaacttcttgaatggcttcttttgagctttcagcaaatcttgctttccactcgtgctgccacgctcAATTTGAAGAGGGGATTGTTGTTTCTgaggtggcttcacacacaaccttgtcaattgtctaatcagacttgcctccgctctcttcgctctactcaggatgtcagcaaaatgataaggtcgttgcaaattcataaatgcaactacctccgaattcagccctctgatgaactgattcactacagcttcatcatttccagctatctgaggagcaaaacgcagtagagtcgagaatttagcagtatattggtcaatattcagctgcccttggctcaaattctcaaactctaatttcttgtcctctcggtacgagactgggaaaaatcttcgataaaattcagttctgaatatttcccacgaaatcactgtacctctctgtgcccacattcttctactggtaatccaccaactcctggcggcttctcgtaactggtaaggcaccattttaaccctctgttcatctgtacagtcaagtaaatcgaacaagattgctatatcatcaaaccagttctgacaatcttcagatgtctcggtaccattcagaaccggcggctgtaataactcaaattctttcatcttttcttctaactgaatttctgatacatctctctgttcagacgaagtactgcccttttctgaaattcttcgaggcggtatatctgaatatcaaacagattagtacacaatctacacaatctgtctcagccctcctctgatcatagacctctgattcagactcggttctgatccaggcttagtaattacatgctgcaaaccACTCAGATAGCacgcaacatgtaatagggaaagcaataaatcatgctagcacacacaatgtagtcaacattgaaataaatctcatgctagcaatcacatgcaaggacaaaaaattcaatctaccccgctcattctctgctatctcagtctgaagaatctatcaactctgattatctcaatctaaaggatctatcgctatgataatctaagtctaaaggaaccatcagctctgataccatctgttgtggggacccggacgctaatcatcttcttaatcgtctttgggatttaattatctgttctgataaacagggtctaaaaatttttctttttaaaatataaacgcggaaggtaatggcatctaataatatacatatctgtataaaatacatttcagtattaaaatacaataatctagtctaaggttcataACGACAGTTCAGTAGagaagtacaatactgtacaatctaagtctaaggttcgattactaagttcaagtaataaaccaaatctacagtaagtccggaatcaccacgctaaactcgtcttctctcatcttcatctcgaccctgatccagccccacctgttgtcatgcacacatacaaaacaagacaacagccggataactccggtgagaataaatcccagtataaaacatggtaagcatgtatataaacaaactaaatcataaaacatgctatcatgtatagaaacaatctatttcatagtctatgaaattaatcaaataagcatgcaactcaattcagataaacatgcatataaacaatcttaatcataaaacatgctaacccaactgaaagcagtaatgatgagtctcatgatctaggagccacatccatataagcatgcagttctaatcaaatcatgtctagacttgactcgatctataactctagggatcccggtgtgaataagacgtcactgtctgtcacctaccctaccaatcgaggtgctgtacgtcttattcctagacttcggcctgatctgtatccgcatctacaaaggggcggtgatcttcccctaagctgagatatcgccgaacatctagaagtctgcctgatctccagactgtcctatcttaatgcatgaatacacaatctgtaaccaagcataatcattctaatgcaatgccacaggatctgtaaacaaagcataataagattTGTATAcgagttctataaacaaatctataaacaatcataatcatatctagatataaacaataaaacaagaatacagtatgtgatttattgggcaactcaaggatgatctcgattgagttgtttcttcccgaatatcacatgaattatacctttgtcgtcccggtctgacgaagacgatgatctgtattcaactctgtccatctcaatctgaaaaagacaatatcgaatacatagtatcaatgactaactcaatatacaatctgttctgatcaatactcaattctgtatacaatctgatcaatgtctgaacataatacaatctgagtcatatcaataatatcacaatctaatcgaaatcatatctgaatctgatcaatctaactcaactgatgtttcgacggcataacaatacaatctggataatcccgtcaatctgaacatcacaaatataatactggaactcataatctgtgtcaacataattcctactctgaatattaacacaattctgatataaaatctcagtcaatatctctccaaaatcataacaattacaggaatagtctgttctttaatctgacttcaattctacaatgtctacggtagcagaaacaccatatctgaatcatattcaattctgagaatatcataaattcaaatcttgtctaaacgtaacaaaacttacgtccaaatgaagcatgcgttgctaggaacacagtaccgaagtcggattcaaaatcagacgggcggatcgtTCGCAAATTGAATTCTAAACCACGAATTCTCCAAATTCTCTATTCTTTCCCTTTTCTCATTTTTGGATTAACGTTTAAGAtgatatgcatgtatatatatatatatatacactcgtaACATGCATCGAGCCAAGTGGCTCACCTTTCAAGTTGCAcgtttctcgctagggcggtcaaaacctaccgctagggcgagtaactctcggccctcgcaattccaagcagcctcgctcgggcggtcaaaaacttccgcccgggcgagtgattCTCGGCTCTCTTCTCCTAGGCagactcgctcgggcggtcaaaaacgtccgcccgggcgagtcactttcgcccaacatCCTAGTTCTCTCAATTTAATCAAAATTTGGCCCGGTTAAATTCATGTCCatacaaaatcaataatctcagattaaccttctataaaatcttgggcattacaatattCGAATCACAGGCGCTGCATTGCCTACACTTTCGAGTTCGtcgtataaaataaataaattgagttGATAATACTTTAATCTACCAAAATAGCAAgcattcatataaaataaatagattgagTTATCAAAACTGATTGTCAAAATGCGCTAGCATGTGTTATGACAGTTCTACCAAAACCTGGTCTCATTAATTATAAAACTtttcaaattaattatttataaacaTAAGACATAACTTAtcacatatattttattatccaactctaataaattataattttcaaaaaataatattttataatatatttcaaataaatttaagAGATCAGTAGATCACATgtcataaaattaatatattaaaataaacttGAGAGATCACATGTCAAAGATTCATTTTCCTAAATATCCACTTGTAATAAAGACCATGCCATCCGTTGCCAAGTCTAGTGTGGAACATTAAATTCAGCCCTCCGTTAATTGCTCTGAAAAGGCAGCAGCACGCGCCCCCAAAAACAGCCACTCGCAGGCAGAGAGACCGCGGGCATTACTGAGGGTGAGTGGATTAGAATCACGAATCTGATCGAGAAACAAGGGGGAATCGAAGCAGTGGACTTTATTCTTTGGTGCTGTTTACAGTTAGTTAGTTATATGGGAGGTGGTGGGGCATTTGTGGATGGAATTCGTAACCTGTTTCAGCGTCGCTCGTCATTTGTCTCTTCTCATTCTTCTTCCAAGATTGACAACTATGAGAGAAACCCGCATACAGTTGCTCCGAACGATTCTctagaaaaacaaaaacaagaagaagaagGGATTAATGCTATTCAAGAATTTGATATCTCAGGACTAGATCGAATCAAAGTTCCTAAGAGGGTTTATTTCCCTATTCCCAGTTCACCTATGGATCCCCAGAAAAAGGTTGTTTTTCCCCTTTTGTGGGCCTTATTATTTTGCTTCTTGAGATTTAATGGCGTAGATCGGCAAGTATTTTCTTGGATATTTTTTATTGCTGTGGCGTCTTAATTGATGGGTTATTGGTTTTGAGAGGGCTGAACGTATTATCGTATGATTTGCATAACGTTTGTGGACATTGGTTTTTTGCAGTTTTGTCTTGTCTAAATTACTTAGGTTGATCGTcgctaaatataattttttctgTTTGCTGTATCTGGCCACCCTTTTTCCCGCTCTGTCTATCTGATAGGATATAATCCAGGGAAAAATTGAACATCTTGTCTAGAAATTCTAAGAAAGATAGTAGAAAGAAACTTTTCATATCGGTGCCATGTTATTCAGTGGTGTGCTCGCCGCTCGGTGAAAATTGTTTTGCATCAAACAAAGTTGCTGTCACACTCTATGAAGCATGGTGTAGTATTATTCAAAACTCACTCTCTCTTTTTTCATGTTCTTTCTTCTTTGATGAATTGGAATAGATCTTGATATATCAGGATACGGACCTAGATATTTTAATCAcaattttgtgatttttttctttttgaattttGCATTGGTGAAAGTAGTTATGTGGTAAAAATAAGCACGCGTCTTAGCTTCTGATTGTTATCTTTGTTGTGATATtgattttatctttatttttggCAGAGTGCACTGGAAAAAGATTTCTTCACAGAGTATGGCGAGGCAAGTAGATATCAGGTTCAAGAAGTTATAGGCAAAGGTAGTTATGGTGTTGTAGCTTCTGCTATCGACACCCATACCGGAGAAAAAGTTGCGATTAAAAAGATAAATGATGTATTTGAGCATGTTTCTGATGCTACTCGAATCCTTAGAGAAATCAAGCTCCTTCGGCTGCTTCATCATCCGGATATTGTTGAAATAAAGCATATAATGCTTCCTCCCTCTCGGAGAGAATTTCAAGATATCTATGTTGTTTTTGAACTAATGGAATCTGACCTTCACCAAGTAATCAAGGCAAATGATGATTTAACTCCGGAGCATTATCAATTTTTTCTATACCAACTCCTTCGTGGCTTAAAATATACCCACACAGGTTGATAAAGCTCCCTTATCTCTAATTTCGTCAACTATGCGAGGAACTTCCCTCCATGTAATCGATATGTATTTTTTTGTACAGCAAATGTGTTTCACCGAGATTTAAAGCCTAAAAATATACTTGCAAACGCTGACTGCAAATTGAAGATTTGTGATTTTGGTTTAGCCCGTGTCTCATTTAATGATGCCCCATCAGCCATATTCTGGACTGTGAGTTTGATCCCGGTGAAAATATCATAGCATATTAATCTAAATACGGTGCTTCGTTTCCTAACCTTATTATTTTGTTATTCATATGTTGAAGGACTATGTTGCAACTCGGTGGTATAGAGCACCCGAGCTATGTGGTTCATTTTTTTCCAAAGTAAGCAGATATTTTTCTCATGTCCCAATGCATATTTTTCCTTCATAATGGTTGTGCTATTTATGTTAGTAACATGAATTTGTGCTTTCAACATGCAATGATTGTGTAACTTTCTTGTTTGCAGTACACTCCAGCTATTGATATTTGGAGCATTGGATGCATATTTGCTGAGATGCTTTCTGGAAAGCCATTGTTCCCTGGAAAAAATGTGGTCCACCAATTAGATTTGATAACAGATTTGCTTGGTACTCCTCCTCCTGAATCTATTGCAAGGGTTAGATATTTGGTTCTGCAACGTGTTATTTTCTTTTGCTTAGTTTATAATCCATATTTCTGAAAAGAACATTGTTGTTTAAACTGTTTGGTGTTTGCCATCGTGGAATCACTTCTGTAATATAATTTTTGTTGTAATTAAAATGGCAGATCAGAAATGAAAAGGCAAGGAGATATCTCAACAACATGCGAAAGAAACAGCCTGTACCATTTGTGCAGAAATTTCCCAATGTTGATCCTTTTGCCCTGCGCATACTGGAACGGCTCATTGCTTTTGATCCTAAAGATAGACCAAGTGCTGAAGAAGTAAATTCAATGGCCTCCTCTTGGTTTTCGTATCAAAGTCTTTACTGTACctcataaaaacatttttcaacTTTTATGTTTGCAGGCATTGGCAGATCCTTATTTTCGTGGGTTGGCAAATGTTGAACGTGAGCCATCAACTCAACCCATATCAAAGCTTGAGTTTGAGTTTGAAAGGAGAAAGTTGACAAAAGATGATGTTAGAGAGTTAATTTATCGAGAGGTAGGCCTTCCTACATAGTACAGGTTTTCTGATTGCATTATTTGGTGTACATATGAACTTGTCATCTTGACTACTTTTATCTTAAGCAAACAGATTCTAGAGTATCACCCTCAGATGCTTCAGGAATATCTACGTGGTGGAGATCAGACTAGTGGCTTTATGTACCCAAGGTTTGTCCAGTAATTGATTTTGAATGATTTCTTTTTTGGCGAGAAGTTATCTATGAAGTAAATCAAATGTGTATACCTAAGGTTTGCCATATGATTTCTAATGCCTCCCTGACATCTGTCAAGCAGATGCAACACAATTCCAtagttgtctttgcattaataGATGGAAAAGATGCTGATAGTAAATTAGTCAAAGACCCTCAAGTGGTATTTGGGGCTTCTTTCTCATTTGAGATACGTTCCTTTCAACCTTTATTCGGGTCTGTTGAAATTATTTCTATATCTCTCAATTGTCGCACCAGCAATGAATAGCTCTCATTCCTGTGTTCTGCTCCACTACCTTTGGAAAGTTTGATGAATCATGAATAAATTGAGTTGACCCTGCGAGGTGCTCGTTGGTGTTTCAATTGCCAACTCTGTTAAACATTTGTATAATTGAAAAGGGCAATTTATGACATTTAATCCCCCCGTAAATCAGTGATGTAATTTTTACATTGCCTTTTATTGTCCGATAAAAGGGAGCAGAGTCAATTATAGTGTGTCTAATGGTGAGTTTGGAATATCTCTATAGATATTTCTTACGCTAAACGGCCCTGGCGATAACACACCATTGGGCTAATTGATAAGCATGTCTCTAGCTTGTTGTTCACTTCCATTAATTGTTCATCCCTGCCAACTAGGCACACACTCTCTATTTTTAGGTCATGCTTTGGGAAGGTAGTCTATCCTATTGCTGCACGTTTTTGTGTGGTTAGATGAATACACGCCTCTGGAGGTCCACCGAGAACTTTTCTGGTTTGTTATAATCTTAGTGatcaaatatattatataatatgtatTGAAACAATTCTACTTAGAGCGAACCCCCTCGTCCTAACCTTTTTCTGTTCGTTGAATGGGGTACTGATAGTTTTCTTGTAAGATTGGTGCATGAAACTTTTTCTTTTGATTGGTATTATGGAAACTGAGTGCTGTGTCTGGCATATCTGTACAATGAGATTCTTGATGAGGTTAATTTTCTGTTTAATATTCCTCAGTGGTATTGATCGGTTCAAGAGACAGTTTGCCCATCTTGAGGAACATTATGGAAAAGGTGAAAGAGGATCTCCTCTCCTACGACAACATGCTTCATTACCGAGGTATGTGGGTTATTAGTAATCAAATATCATCCTTACATGTCTTATCAAACCTATTGAACATTTAAGTTCTATCATGCTCCTTTGCATCCTTTCCAGTAAAAAAATTTGGTTAGATGCTAGTAGCTTCCTAATTATACACAGTTAGATAATTGGTTATTTGGCGGTTGACATTGTATGATATGGTGGTAATATGTAATACAAATGTAGTCTGTTAATTCGACTATAGAATTTTGGTAGTTCCATTTGTTAGCAAAGATGATGGTTTTTTTGCCTGTAAACTATGTATTTACAAGTTTTGATGTTGAATAAAAAATTCTAATTTGTTATTTCTTGTtagttatttatgtttttattgaaatgtgattttaattttaaaatgacatGAATATTGTTAGTGGTCATGCCAAATACACGTAGTTAATCTTTTCCAAATTCAAAATATTGACCTTACGTGGTTTGTGAGTCTCCTGTCTCAAGAAGGTTTTCATTAAACATGTTACAAATGATAGTGAAAAAATGTGATAGTTCAGAGTAGGGTGCACACGAGTCGAGTCGAGTATCATACTAATTACTACTCGAGTTCGACTCGATTTAAATTCTATCTGCTCGAGCACAAACTCAATCGAGTGATCAATGTCAAACTCGGGCTTGACTCGTGTAAATGTTGAGGTACTCGAGCTCATGCTCGAAAAGTTTGAAATTCTTCGTAGCATATTGACAAAAATATTTAGGGTTTAAAGTTTTAGGATAAAaatatctctcaaatttttgtatcctctaaattaaaaaatatatatggagTTACTCAGGCGCGAGCCACTCGAGTAGCCACAACTAAATCTCGACTCGAGCTCGATCACATCAAGCTCGAGTCAAGTTTTGATTTAGCTACTCACGAGTAGTTTAACTCACTTCCACCCCTAATTCCTTGCATGTATTGGCTATAAAAACAAGTATCTACCCATCATGTCAAAGTTATGGAATAACCTTGACATTTCGATTGCGTGTTGGATTTTCTTGCAAAAATATCGAGGAAGATATTTTTATTGGCTTGTTTTTTCTTATACGCAACAAACATGATAACTAACAGTTTTAGGAGATACTTCTAATTGTGATCTACCTTCTACCCACTTCTTTTTTCAGGATATTCAACAATGGTTCGGTATATTTTCAAGTTGATGCACGATATGTTAACGAATATGCTATGAAACTAGTTTTGATTGAGTAGTCCTTTTGCTTGAACCTTCCTAGGTTAAATTACGTTATGAAATGGAGCATTACAATGACAATGGTCAAACCATTGATTTTGCAATTTGATTGGCGTTTTTTCTTGTTCATCATGCTAGATGTCTACTTTTATCTAGCATGCttattgatttttaaccatgccTTCAGAGAGCGTGTCCCTGCACCCAAAGATGACGCTGTTGAAGTTAACAATTTTGAAAAGAGAACCTCCGCTTCCGTGGCTACAACTCTTCACAGTCCTCCAAGGGAAGATGAAGGACCAGTAAATGTAAATGGAGTTGTTCAAAATGGCCAGAATAAAGCAAACTACAGTGCTCGGAGTTTGTTAAAGAGTGCTAGTATCAGTGCATCTAAATGTATCGGGGCCAGGGACAAAAGAGAGACAGAGGTAATTTTCTTTGGGTTTCTCTGGTACTCAATACAGGTAATTTGACAGGACGGGGCCTAAATTTTTATACTATAGGGAGAGGAACATTTTCATGTATAATATATCCAAGTAAAATTGCTTTAGGGGACAAAAGTCACTTCAAACTTGTTGCTTATTTTGTTTTAGGAGATTGCCTTCGTCTGCCCCATATTCccatgatttaattaattagaatgAAAGAGCTGCACATAAAGCATTTCCTTGAGGATTTCTTGTGTTGGGTCGAAGCATTAACAAATTTATTGATCAGCAGGATATTAAAATGGAAACCTCTTTTCCCCGAGTTCTTGATTAATTGAGGCATTTTGATAATGGTTTCCGTGTTTCTTTTTCCTGCTACACGATGAAGAAACACAAGGAAATGCCAATGTttgcatgcatcagaatttaCAAATTTAAACAAAATGTTGCATGCAGATTACACTTTTTTTTTGCTTTCGATGCATTGTATATTTACGTTACCAGcctttttattttttgacaGGGAGAGCCGATTACAGAACAAAACGAAGAGATTGATGGGTTATCCGAGAAAGTTGCTGCTCTCCATGCTTGATATTTACAGTCATATCTACCTTCCGAATGCATTGCCATTGGTTGTTTTTCAGCACCGTTCCATGGATCTACATGATTCTTGCATTAGCCATTGAAGATGCTTGCTTTGTTTCAGGTGGTTATACTAACATCAGGTTGAACGTTGTTGCAACAATGGGTGATGAAAATTTGTAGGCTACGCAGGAGAATATATATGctcaaaattaaatatttggatACAATGATTCCAGAAGCAGACATTGTTGCCACCTGAGATCATATGAGTAAAGGTTATACAAGTAATTTAGTTCTGGGATTTTGGTTTATGATATTGCGTGTATACATACAATCTAGTAACATCTATTTCTTTGCACTGACCTTCGTTTATTATGAAAACATTGATGTTCTTGAATGGACATAAAACACGTAACGTTTTTCATGTTAAATATTGCAAGAccagtaaatatttttttaaaaaaattatattaatgcATGACCATCTGAATTAtaaaagatatataatatttattaattgagCAGATTATATAAtcaatgattttaacaaaacaaaaaatcgTTTACATCTTGCATCAAATTTTTTGtgtctataaaaaaaattatgaattatgaaatttgtggagtttaataataaaaaaatccgACACCCAACGCAGCAAAAGAAAAACCTAGTCATTTTACTTGGTCTTGTCCCACGTATCATCGTCTCAACACGTACAAAAGGTTAAATACAGCAGTAATTCATGACTCAGCATGCAAAATAGTAATTCacgataaaataataaatgctcgATCTTGAAACGCTTCCCATCTGTCTCTCTACCCGATCTTCCTTTTTCTATGATCTTCTCCTTCTCCGGTTGTATCTGTAAATCCCATTAATCAAGCAACTTTAGCGGATGCATCAAAAAGGGAGATCCCATAACCGAAGATCAAGGTCATTTTCGAGATCACGCGTTGCCATTGAGGGGTTTTAGCCTCCATTTACTGTTTATTTCTGATCCCATCTGGATAAGAAGAAAAACCCGATTACTGAATATCTCGTCTGCATTACTTGGAATTAGTACTGCTACATATTGTCATCATCATGGCTACAGGTTGATGTTTACGAAACCCGATATTTTTTAGATGTTTTAGGGGGTTTAAAGCAttggatttgtttgatattAAGAGAAATTCCTGCTTGTTTTGCGATTTGAAACTACAGAGCAAGAGCGTGAGATGCAAAAGAGTTACTGGATCGAGCACTCCGTGGATCTGACAGTGGAGGCTATGATGCTTGATTCCAAAGCGTCTGATCTCGACAAAGAAGAGAGACCAGaggtttgatttatttttttggaaGTCCAACTCTCATTTGATACATTTTTTAAAATCCGTATGATCCGTGTAGCGGATTAGATATTGCGATGTTCGTTGTTTTTGTATCAGGGGAACGGAGACGCAtcaaatttatgaattttattctTTTAAGCAAGCTCTTTGCCGACATAAGTTGTTCTTATGTgctttgctttttttttttcttgagttttgATTCAGGATAGTTCAAAGTTACaatctttttatttgtttttctaAAGGATATCCCTGTTGCTAGCATTTTCAGCTCAAtggctttgtttggattattggaacaaaaattgggtgcatataaattatttttaatgcatAAATATTTATCTTACGAGTATCCTTATGCAGTTTGGAGTCGATGTAAGGTAATAATGATACTTTGCGTCTTTAGTTATGAAACAGGTGCTACGTGTGAGAGTGGTCTTATTTTAGTGGGGTATTCATATGCGTTGTTCTTGTCATAATCGGTCTGCTTTGCTCTAAATCTCGAATCTTCCTGTTCTTT is part of the Primulina eburnea isolate SZY01 chromosome 1, ASM2296580v1, whole genome shotgun sequence genome and encodes:
- the LOC140837505 gene encoding mitogen-activated protein kinase 9-like, which codes for MGGGGAFVDGIRNLFQRRSSFVSSHSSSKIDNYERNPHTVAPNDSLEKQKQEEEGINAIQEFDISGLDRIKVPKRVYFPIPSSPMDPQKKSALEKDFFTEYGEASRYQVQEVIGKGSYGVVASAIDTHTGEKVAIKKINDVFEHVSDATRILREIKLLRLLHHPDIVEIKHIMLPPSRREFQDIYVVFELMESDLHQVIKANDDLTPEHYQFFLYQLLRGLKYTHTANVFHRDLKPKNILANADCKLKICDFGLARVSFNDAPSAIFWTDYVATRWYRAPELCGSFFSKYTPAIDIWSIGCIFAEMLSGKPLFPGKNVVHQLDLITDLLGTPPPESIARIRNEKARRYLNNMRKKQPVPFVQKFPNVDPFALRILERLIAFDPKDRPSAEEALADPYFRGLANVEREPSTQPISKLEFEFERRKLTKDDVRELIYREILEYHPQMLQEYLRGGDQTSGFMYPSGIDRFKRQFAHLEEHYGKGERGSPLLRQHASLPRERVPAPKDDAVEVNNFEKRTSASVATTLHSPPREDEGPVNVNGVVQNGQNKANYSARSLLKSASISASKCIGARDKRETEGEPITEQNEEIDGLSEKVAALHA